A stretch of the Chitiniphilus purpureus genome encodes the following:
- a CDS encoding DUF3426 domain-containing protein, whose protein sequence is MSQITRCPNCRTAFKVSETQLAAHGGKVRCGKCSFVFNALACLETPSEADPAPPLASEAPPPAATAMDTQPTAQAAAAPGDKTEPSVADMVQAARKARLAARAVAAQNAAEAAGEAAEPPKQPQPTPAPQSTPQPRLQPDPRDQEALRAALKESPLTLNSVYRPIHTAEDEALFAPPAPPSRWRWLWPLLLVLLLLTALGQAAVHYRLQLATDFPWLRQPLERACAQLGCEMPLPRNAELLRSDYSELTYIPGHSNLVQLAASVRNLAPYAQALPMLELTLTDDEERVVAKKRFTPAQYLSADQKQRSALGPNDELRAFLRLDVGTLSSTGYSLYWFYP, encoded by the coding sequence ATGAGCCAGATCACGCGCTGCCCCAACTGCCGGACCGCCTTCAAGGTGAGCGAGACCCAGCTTGCCGCGCACGGTGGCAAGGTGCGTTGCGGCAAGTGTTCGTTTGTCTTCAACGCACTGGCCTGCCTGGAAACACCATCCGAAGCCGATCCTGCGCCGCCGCTCGCCAGCGAGGCGCCGCCCCCCGCGGCAACGGCCATGGACACGCAACCGACGGCGCAGGCGGCAGCGGCGCCGGGCGACAAAACCGAACCCAGCGTGGCCGACATGGTGCAGGCTGCCCGCAAGGCCCGCCTTGCCGCACGGGCGGTTGCCGCACAGAACGCGGCCGAGGCGGCAGGCGAGGCGGCCGAGCCACCCAAACAGCCGCAACCCACCCCGGCGCCGCAAAGCACACCGCAACCCAGGCTGCAACCTGATCCGCGCGACCAGGAGGCGTTGCGCGCCGCGCTCAAGGAATCGCCGCTGACGCTCAATTCGGTCTACCGGCCGATCCACACCGCCGAGGACGAGGCACTGTTCGCCCCGCCGGCACCGCCGTCACGCTGGCGCTGGCTATGGCCATTGCTGCTGGTGCTGCTGCTGCTGACCGCGCTGGGGCAGGCCGCAGTCCATTACCGGCTGCAGCTGGCCACCGACTTCCCCTGGCTGCGCCAACCGCTTGAGCGCGCGTGCGCGCAGCTGGGCTGCGAGATGCCGCTGCCACGCAATGCCGAACTGCTGCGCTCGGACTACTCGGAACTCACATACATCCCGGGCCACAGCAACCTGGTCCAGCTCGCCGCCTCGGTCCGCAATCTCGCGCCGTACGCCCAGGCGCTGCCGATGCTGGAATTGACGCTGACCGACGATGAGGAGCGCGTGGTCGCGAAAAAGCGCTTCACGCCGGCGCAGTATCTCAGCGCCGACCAGAAGCAGCGCAGTGCGCTCGGCCCGAACGACGAGCTGCGCGCCTTCCTGCGCCTCGATGTCGGCACGCTCTCGTCCACCGGCTACTCGCTCTATTGGTTCTATCCCTGA
- the accC gene encoding acetyl-CoA carboxylase biotin carboxylase subunit, with amino-acid sequence MFEKILIANRGEIALRVLRACREMGIKTVVVHSEVDREAKYVKLADESVCIGPNPSPQSYLNMAALISAAEVTNANAIHPGYGFLSENADFAQRVEESGFAFIGPTPASIRLMGDKVSAKDAMKKAGVPCVPGSEGALPDDPKEILATGKRVGYPVIIKAAGGGGGRGMRVVHNEDDLLRAVEMTKSEAQSAFGNPMVYMEKFLQTPRHVEIQVLADTHGSAIYLGERDCSMQRRHQKVIEEAPAPGITEAQRKRIGEACTRACREIGYRGAGTFEFLFENGEFYFIEMNTRVQVEHPVTELITGVDIVQEQIRVAAGLPLSYAQKDVKLRGHALECRINAEDPLKFVPSPGRITTYHAPGGPGVRVDSHVYQGYFVPPNYDSMIGKIITYGDTREQAIARMRIALSETVVQGIHTNIPLHQQLLLDPEFLKGGTSIHHLEHKMPEIRALLESQ; translated from the coding sequence ATGTTCGAGAAAATCCTGATCGCCAACCGCGGCGAAATCGCGCTGCGCGTACTGCGTGCCTGCCGCGAAATGGGTATCAAGACCGTGGTCGTCCATTCCGAGGTCGACCGCGAAGCCAAATATGTGAAGCTGGCCGACGAATCGGTCTGCATCGGTCCCAATCCCTCGCCGCAAAGCTACCTCAACATGGCGGCGCTGATCTCGGCAGCCGAGGTCACCAATGCCAATGCCATCCACCCCGGCTACGGCTTCCTGTCCGAGAACGCTGATTTCGCGCAGCGCGTCGAGGAATCGGGCTTCGCCTTCATCGGCCCCACGCCCGCCTCGATCCGGCTGATGGGCGACAAGGTCAGCGCCAAGGATGCGATGAAGAAGGCGGGCGTGCCGTGCGTGCCCGGCTCGGAAGGCGCCCTGCCCGATGACCCCAAGGAGATCCTTGCCACCGGCAAGCGCGTGGGCTACCCGGTCATCATCAAGGCGGCCGGCGGCGGTGGCGGCCGTGGCATGCGGGTGGTGCACAACGAGGACGACCTGCTGCGCGCGGTGGAAATGACCAAGTCCGAGGCGCAGTCGGCCTTCGGCAACCCGATGGTCTACATGGAGAAATTCCTGCAGACCCCGCGCCACGTCGAGATCCAGGTACTGGCCGACACCCACGGCAGTGCCATCTATCTGGGCGAGCGCGACTGCTCGATGCAGCGCCGCCACCAGAAGGTGATCGAGGAAGCACCGGCACCGGGCATCACCGAGGCGCAACGCAAGAGGATCGGCGAGGCATGCACCAGGGCCTGCCGTGAAATCGGCTACCGCGGTGCGGGTACCTTCGAATTCCTGTTCGAGAACGGCGAGTTCTATTTCATTGAAATGAACACGCGCGTGCAGGTGGAACACCCGGTGACCGAGCTGATCACCGGCGTCGACATCGTGCAGGAACAGATCCGCGTGGCCGCCGGTCTGCCACTGTCCTATGCGCAAAAGGATGTGAAGCTGCGCGGCCATGCGCTCGAATGCCGCATCAATGCCGAGGATCCGCTCAAGTTCGTGCCCAGCCCGGGTCGCATCACCACCTACCATGCGCCCGGTGGGCCCGGGGTGCGTGTCGACTCGCACGTCTACCAGGGTTACTTCGTACCGCCCAACTACGACAGCATGATCGGCAAGATCATCACCTACGGCGACACACGCGAGCAGGCGATCGCCCGGATGCGCATCGCGCTGTCCGAGACGGTGGTGCAGGGCATCCATACCAACATCCCGTTGCACCAGCAGTTGCTGCTCGACCCGGAGTTCCTCAAGGGCGGCACCAGCATCCACCATCTTGAGCACAAGATGCCCGAAATCCGGGCACTGCTCGAAAGCCAGTAG
- a CDS encoding DUF3025 domain-containing protein has translation MFSRHPAFAALAPLLAHLGGFPRTSADWARLPPVQVRSGHRIVCVPPAATDGHYEAQIHETGRLPTRPLNWHDCFNALVWHRYPRIKAALNALHYRLLPHPGDAGRGPVRDAATLLDECGLIVPYCDATLHAALLQHDWSGLFVAQRAAWGVRIEAQVLGHATFEHLLAPFVGLTGKCWPVAVAPEYFGWPLQARLAWLDDTLAQAIDAGALQSPRQLPPLPYLGIPGWWPQQDTTFYADTGYFRPARRLPAGSPR, from the coding sequence TTGTTTTCCCGGCATCCGGCCTTTGCGGCACTCGCCCCCCTGCTGGCGCACCTGGGCGGTTTTCCCCGGACCAGCGCCGATTGGGCACGTCTGCCGCCGGTGCAGGTCCGGTCCGGTCACCGCATCGTGTGTGTCCCGCCTGCCGCGACGGACGGGCACTACGAAGCACAGATCCATGAAACGGGGCGCCTGCCGACCCGCCCGCTCAACTGGCACGACTGCTTCAACGCCCTGGTGTGGCACCGCTACCCGCGGATCAAGGCCGCGCTCAACGCCCTGCACTATCGGCTGCTGCCGCACCCCGGCGACGCGGGACGCGGCCCGGTGCGCGATGCCGCCACCCTGCTCGATGAATGTGGGCTGATCGTGCCCTACTGCGATGCGACGCTCCACGCTGCGCTGCTGCAACACGACTGGTCCGGCCTGTTTGTCGCGCAGCGGGCTGCCTGGGGCGTGCGGATCGAAGCGCAGGTGCTGGGCCATGCCACGTTCGAGCACCTGCTTGCCCCCTTTGTCGGATTGACCGGCAAATGCTGGCCCGTGGCAGTGGCACCCGAGTATTTCGGCTGGCCGCTGCAGGCACGTCTCGCCTGGCTGGACGACACCCTGGCACAGGCCATCGACGCCGGCGCGCTGCAATCACCGCGCCAGCTTCCCCCACTGCCCTATCTGGGCATTCCCGGCTGGTGGCCACAGCAGGACACCACGTTCTACGCCGACACCGGCTACTTCCGCCCGGCGCGCAGACTGCCGGCCGGCTCGCCCCGCTGA
- the aroQ gene encoding type II 3-dehydroquinate dehydratase yields MPKVRKVLVLHGPNLNLLGVREPQHYGAQTLAAINEKLVQLGKASGVAVEAFQSNREYELIERIHATLADGTDFIVINPAAFTHSSVALRDALAGVNKPFVEVHLSNVHAREAFRHHSFFSDLAVGVICGLGAKGYEYALAYAIDFPVPAAPQA; encoded by the coding sequence ATGCCGAAAGTCCGTAAGGTATTGGTTTTGCACGGCCCGAACCTCAATTTGCTGGGCGTGCGTGAACCGCAGCACTACGGGGCGCAGACGCTTGCCGCGATCAACGAGAAGCTGGTCCAGCTTGGCAAGGCTTCCGGCGTCGCGGTCGAGGCGTTCCAGTCCAACCGCGAATACGAGTTGATCGAACGTATCCATGCCACGCTGGCAGACGGTACCGATTTCATCGTGATCAACCCGGCGGCCTTCACCCATTCCAGCGTGGCCCTGCGCGACGCGCTGGCCGGGGTGAACAAGCCCTTCGTGGAAGTGCACCTTTCGAATGTGCATGCGCGCGAAGCGTTCCGCCACCACTCCTTCTTCTCCGATCTGGCCGTGGGCGTCATCTGCGGGCTGGGTGCCAAGGGTTACGAATACGCACTCGCCTACGCGATCGACTTCCCGGTTCCCGCCGCGCCTCAGGCGTGA
- the tgt gene encoding tRNA guanosine(34) transglycosylase Tgt: MIDSGLQFTLHKTSAGARRGTLHLNHGVVETPVFMPVGTYGTVKAMTPRDLHDIGAQIVLGNTFHLWLRPGLEVIAQFGGLHRFMGWDKPILTDSGGFQVFSLGQMRKISEEGVKFQSPVNGSRLFLTPEESMRIQTVLDSDIVMIFDECTPYPADHRQAADSMRLSLRWARRSKDEFTARGNRNALFGIVQGGMYEDLRDESLAGLDDIGFHGMAIGGLSVGEPKPDFARILAHTAPRLPVHKPRYLMGVGTPEDLVYGVSQGIDMFDCVMPTRNARNGMLFTRYGDIRIKNAKYRLDTRPLDEACDCYTCRNFSRAYLHHLFRAGEILSSQLNTVHNLHYYQALMRQMRAAIEADDFAGFTARFHAARAQGVD; encoded by the coding sequence ATGATCGACAGCGGCCTGCAGTTCACGCTGCACAAGACCAGCGCCGGCGCGCGGCGCGGCACCCTGCATCTGAATCACGGCGTGGTGGAGACCCCGGTGTTCATGCCGGTCGGCACCTATGGCACGGTCAAGGCGATGACGCCGCGCGACCTGCACGACATCGGTGCGCAGATCGTATTGGGCAATACCTTCCACCTGTGGCTGCGCCCCGGGCTGGAGGTGATCGCCCAGTTCGGCGGGCTGCACCGCTTCATGGGCTGGGACAAGCCCATCCTCACCGATTCGGGCGGTTTCCAGGTGTTCAGCCTCGGGCAGATGCGCAAGATCAGCGAGGAGGGCGTCAAGTTCCAGAGCCCGGTCAACGGCAGCAGGCTGTTCCTCACGCCCGAGGAGTCGATGCGCATCCAGACGGTGCTGGACTCGGATATCGTGATGATCTTCGACGAATGCACGCCGTATCCGGCCGATCACAGGCAGGCGGCCGATTCGATGCGGCTCTCGTTGCGCTGGGCACGGCGTTCCAAGGACGAGTTCACGGCACGTGGCAACCGCAATGCACTGTTCGGCATCGTCCAGGGCGGCATGTACGAGGACCTGCGCGACGAATCACTGGCCGGGCTCGATGACATCGGTTTTCACGGCATGGCGATCGGCGGGCTGTCGGTGGGCGAGCCCAAGCCGGACTTCGCCCGCATCCTTGCGCATACTGCGCCCAGGCTGCCGGTGCACAAGCCGCGCTACCTGATGGGCGTGGGCACGCCCGAGGATCTTGTCTACGGCGTGAGCCAGGGCATCGATATGTTCGACTGTGTGATGCCTACCCGCAACGCGCGCAACGGCATGCTGTTCACCCGCTACGGCGACATCCGGATCAAGAACGCCAAATACCGGTTGGATACGCGCCCGCTGGACGAGGCGTGTGACTGCTATACCTGTCGCAACTTCAGCCGGGCCTATCTGCATCACCTGTTCCGGGCCGGCGAGATCCTCTCGTCCCAGCTCAATACCGTGCACAACCTGCACTACTATCAGGCGCTGATGCGGCAGATGCGCGCGGCCATCGAGGCGGACGACTTCGCCGGCTTCACTGCCCGTTTCCACGCGGCGCGTGCGCAAGGTGTCGATTGA
- the tpx gene encoding thiol peroxidase — MATVMLNGTPVSVGGRFPRPGDTAPSFMLVDTQLQDVPLSKYWGRRKVIAVVPSLDTVIGLAIARRLEGMAAALDNTSVIVVSVDTPYALQRVQQQEEFRRIQLLSTLRGRDFHKDYGVMITDVPLSGLMATALIALDTGDTVRYAELVQDINREPDYDSMAQTLLTPEPPPPPVA, encoded by the coding sequence ATGGCCACCGTGATGCTCAACGGTACGCCGGTCAGTGTCGGCGGCCGCTTTCCCCGCCCGGGCGATACGGCGCCAAGCTTCATGCTGGTCGACACCCAGCTGCAGGATGTCCCGCTTTCCAAATACTGGGGCCGGCGCAAGGTGATCGCCGTGGTGCCGAGCCTGGATACCGTGATCGGCCTGGCCATCGCGCGCCGGCTCGAAGGCATGGCTGCGGCGCTCGACAACACCTCGGTGATCGTGGTCTCGGTCGATACCCCGTACGCACTGCAACGGGTGCAGCAGCAGGAGGAATTCCGGCGTATCCAATTGCTCTCCACTCTGCGTGGCCGGGATTTCCACAAGGACTACGGGGTGATGATCACCGATGTGCCGCTCTCCGGGCTGATGGCCACTGCCTTGATCGCACTCGATACCGGGGATACGGTGCGCTACGCCGAGCTGGTGCAGGACATCAACCGCGAGCCGGACTACGACAGCATGGCGCAGACACTGCTGACCCCGGAGCCCCCGCCGCCGCCAGTGGCCTGA
- the yajC gene encoding preprotein translocase subunit YajC, whose protein sequence is MFIAPAYAQAAPAAAEMSFMSFLPMIVIFVLFWFLLIRPQQKRAKEHQAMLGALQKGDEVVTTGGVLARIVKVSEPYLTLELADGVEVVALRSAISQRLEKGTIKNNK, encoded by the coding sequence ATGTTTATCGCTCCCGCCTATGCGCAGGCGGCCCCCGCCGCTGCGGAAATGAGCTTCATGTCGTTTCTGCCGATGATCGTGATCTTCGTGCTGTTCTGGTTCCTGCTGATCCGGCCGCAGCAAAAGCGCGCGAAGGAGCATCAGGCGATGCTGGGCGCATTGCAGAAGGGCGACGAGGTGGTCACCACCGGTGGCGTGCTTGCCCGCATCGTCAAGGTCAGCGAGCCGTATCTGACCCTTGAACTGGCCGATGGCGTCGAAGTCGTCGCGCTGCGCTCGGCCATCTCCCAGCGCCTTGAGAAAGGCACCATCAAGAACAACAAGTAA
- the accB gene encoding acetyl-CoA carboxylase biotin carboxyl carrier protein, with translation MDLRKLKKLIDLVEESGIAELEVTEGEEKVRITRVPQNVTPIYAPAPMQVQVPPAGVAAPASPAAAGEAAAGNGLPEGFVVKSPMVGTFYRASSPGAKPFVEVGQTVNTGDTLCLIEAMKLLNEIESEHSGVIKAILVENGQPVEYGEPLFVIG, from the coding sequence ATGGATTTGCGCAAACTGAAGAAGCTGATCGACCTCGTCGAAGAGTCCGGCATTGCCGAACTTGAGGTGACCGAAGGCGAGGAAAAGGTCCGTATCACCCGTGTTCCGCAGAATGTGACACCAATCTATGCACCGGCGCCGATGCAGGTGCAGGTGCCCCCGGCCGGCGTTGCGGCCCCCGCCTCGCCCGCTGCCGCCGGTGAAGCAGCGGCTGGCAACGGGCTGCCCGAAGGCTTCGTGGTCAAGTCGCCGATGGTCGGTACCTTCTACCGCGCCTCCAGCCCCGGCGCCAAGCCTTTCGTCGAGGTCGGCCAGACGGTCAATACCGGCGACACGCTCTGCCTGATCGAAGCCATGAAACTGCTCAACGAGATCGAGTCCGAGCACTCGGGCGTCATCAAGGCGATCCTGGTCGAGAACGGCCAGCCGGTGGAATACGGCGAGCCGCTGTTCGTGATCGGTTGA
- the secD gene encoding protein translocase subunit SecD has translation MNRYPLWKYLLIAASLLAALLYTLPNLFGESPAVQVSGANAATKVDEAARERAIGALKGAGLRPDGVFAEANSLKLRFKDTETQLKAKDAIQGALGENYIVALNLLPQTPAWLAAIGGKPMFLGLDLRGGVHFLLEVDMKAALDKQLEKVAGDIRRELRDQKVRYGRVVRERDSVSVQLRDQATLTATVRAIGRVLPDMALQQIAREGDYRVVVRFKPEAQVKLKNDAVAQNITTLHNRVNELGVAEPVIQQQGEGRIVVQLPGVQDTAKAKDILGRTATLEVRMADDDQARIQAAFNGDVPAGYELVPMAGVRSGMPPAVLLKKEVELTGDNITKAEPTYDQNNNPIISMGLDATGASIFRTLTRENIGKSMAIVLVEKGKGQVITAPRINAELGGSFVIEGGGMTVQEANDISLLVRAGSLAAPMNIIEERTIGPSLGRENIEKGFYSTLYGFIAIAIFMVLYYRLFGVVSTVALGANLLFLLALLSAIGITLTLPGIAAIALTLGMAIDSNVLINERVREELRNGMSPQMSIQNGYSHAFATILDSNITTLIAGIALLVFGSGAVRGFAVVHCLGILTSMYSAVFVSRGIVNLIYGYRRRLSTLSIGQVWVPQQQKQA, from the coding sequence ATGAACCGCTACCCGCTCTGGAAATATCTGCTGATTGCCGCCTCGTTGCTTGCGGCATTGCTCTACACCCTGCCCAACCTGTTCGGCGAAAGCCCGGCGGTCCAGGTGTCGGGCGCCAACGCCGCGACCAAGGTCGACGAGGCCGCCCGCGAGCGGGCGATCGGCGCGCTCAAGGGCGCCGGTCTGCGCCCGGACGGCGTGTTCGCCGAGGCCAACTCGCTCAAACTGCGCTTCAAGGACACCGAGACGCAGCTCAAGGCCAAGGACGCGATCCAGGGCGCCCTCGGTGAGAACTACATCGTCGCGCTCAACCTGCTGCCGCAGACACCGGCCTGGCTGGCGGCGATCGGCGGCAAGCCGATGTTCCTCGGCCTGGACCTGCGCGGTGGCGTGCACTTCCTGCTGGAAGTCGACATGAAGGCGGCGCTGGACAAGCAGCTGGAAAAGGTCGCCGGCGACATCCGCCGCGAGCTGAGGGACCAGAAGGTCCGCTACGGCCGCGTGGTGCGCGAGCGCGACAGCGTGTCGGTGCAGTTGCGCGACCAGGCGACGCTGACCGCCACGGTGCGCGCCATCGGCCGGGTGCTGCCGGACATGGCGTTGCAGCAGATCGCGCGCGAAGGCGACTACCGGGTGGTGGTGCGCTTCAAGCCCGAAGCCCAGGTCAAGCTCAAGAACGACGCCGTGGCGCAGAACATCACCACCTTGCACAACCGGGTGAACGAGCTGGGCGTGGCCGAGCCCGTGATCCAGCAGCAGGGCGAGGGGCGCATCGTGGTACAGCTGCCCGGCGTGCAGGACACCGCCAAGGCCAAGGACATCCTTGGCCGCACCGCCACACTGGAAGTGCGCATGGCCGACGACGATCAGGCCCGCATCCAGGCCGCGTTCAATGGCGATGTACCGGCGGGCTACGAGCTGGTGCCGATGGCCGGCGTACGCTCGGGCATGCCGCCCGCGGTGCTGCTCAAGAAGGAGGTCGAGCTGACCGGCGACAACATCACCAAGGCCGAGCCGACCTACGACCAGAACAACAATCCCATCATCAGCATGGGGTTGGATGCCACCGGCGCCTCGATCTTCCGCACCCTCACCCGTGAGAACATCGGCAAGAGCATGGCCATCGTGCTGGTCGAGAAGGGCAAGGGGCAGGTGATCACCGCGCCGCGCATCAACGCCGAACTGGGTGGCAGCTTCGTCATCGAAGGCGGCGGCATGACGGTGCAGGAAGCCAATGACATCTCACTGTTGGTCCGCGCCGGCTCCTTGGCCGCGCCGATGAACATCATCGAGGAGCGGACCATCGGCCCGAGCCTGGGCAGGGAGAACATCGAGAAGGGCTTCTACTCGACGCTGTACGGCTTCATCGCGATCGCCATCTTCATGGTACTGTACTACCGGCTGTTCGGCGTGGTCTCCACGGTGGCGCTCGGGGCCAACCTCCTGTTCCTGCTGGCGCTGCTGTCGGCCATCGGCATCACGCTGACGCTGCCCGGCATCGCCGCGATCGCGCTGACACTGGGCATGGCCATCGACTCCAACGTGCTGATCAACGAGCGCGTCCGCGAGGAGCTGCGCAACGGCATGAGCCCGCAGATGTCGATCCAGAACGGCTACAGCCACGCCTTCGCCACCATCCTGGATTCCAACATCACCACGCTGATCGCCGGCATCGCACTGCTCGTCTTCGGCTCGGGCGCGGTGCGCGGCTTTGCCGTGGTGCACTGCCTTGGCATTCTCACGTCGATGTACAGCGCGGTGTTCGTGTCGCGCGGCATCGTCAATCTGATCTACGGTTACCGCCGCCGCCTGTCCACGCTGTCGATCGGCCAGGTGTGGGTGCCGCAACAACAAAAACAGGCTTGA
- the queA gene encoding tRNA preQ1(34) S-adenosylmethionine ribosyltransferase-isomerase QueA, producing MHVADFDYLLPEHLIAQFPPAERGASRLMHVAGMQLAHHRFGELPALLRAGDLLVFNDTKVIKARLFGRKESGGAIEALVERVLDTHQALAQVRASKAPRPGAWLLFDGGFSAQMIERQGDLFLLRFSGEPGVLDILEQAGRLPLPPYITHDPDDDDARRYQTVYARDPGAVAAPTAGLHFTDALLDRLRGQGVNTAFLTLHVGAGTFQPVRVDDISRHTMHHERYRIPAPTIEAIRATRAAGDRVIAVGTTSLRALEAASQQALLAAPEGDTGIFITPGYRFRVVDRLITNFHLPRSTLLMLVSAFAGMAAIRQAYAEAVAQEYRFFSYGDAMLLERAPEAGA from the coding sequence ATGCACGTCGCCGATTTCGATTACCTCCTGCCCGAACATCTGATTGCCCAGTTCCCACCTGCCGAGCGGGGTGCCAGCCGCCTGATGCATGTGGCGGGCATGCAGCTTGCCCATCACCGGTTCGGTGAACTGCCCGCGCTGCTGCGGGCCGGCGACCTTTTGGTGTTCAACGACACCAAGGTGATCAAGGCGCGGCTTTTCGGCCGCAAGGAAAGCGGTGGTGCCATTGAGGCGCTGGTCGAACGCGTGCTCGACACCCATCAGGCACTGGCGCAGGTGCGGGCTTCCAAGGCGCCCAGGCCGGGTGCATGGCTGTTGTTCGATGGCGGCTTTTCGGCGCAGATGATCGAACGGCAGGGCGATCTCTTCCTGCTGCGCTTTTCCGGGGAGCCGGGCGTACTCGATATCCTGGAGCAGGCAGGTCGCCTGCCGCTGCCGCCGTACATCACCCACGACCCTGACGACGACGACGCGCGGCGCTATCAGACGGTGTATGCGCGTGACCCAGGCGCCGTGGCGGCGCCGACCGCCGGATTGCATTTCACCGATGCATTGCTCGATAGGTTGCGCGGGCAGGGGGTGAACACCGCCTTCCTGACCCTGCATGTGGGGGCGGGGACGTTCCAGCCGGTGCGGGTGGACGATATCAGCCGGCATACCATGCATCACGAGCGTTACCGCATCCCGGCGCCGACGATCGAGGCGATCCGGGCGACACGGGCCGCCGGGGACCGGGTGATCGCGGTGGGCACCACCAGCCTGCGCGCGCTGGAGGCCGCTTCGCAGCAGGCGCTGCTGGCCGCCCCCGAAGGGGATACCGGCATCTTCATCACTCCGGGCTACCGCTTCCGGGTGGTCGACCGGCTGATCACCAATTTCCATCTGCCGCGCTCGACCCTCTTGATGCTGGTCAGCGCGTTCGCCGGCATGGCGGCGATCCGGCAGGCCTATGCCGAGGCAGTGGCGCAGGAGTACCGGTTCTTCAGCTACGGCGATGCGATGCTGCTCGAACGCGCGCCCGAGGCGGGTGCCTGA
- the prmA gene encoding 50S ribosomal protein L11 methyltransferase, with protein sequence MPWTELRITTDSTHAEALSDALFALGALSVSIEDAAAGTQDEQPIFGEPGEPVDQMWAHSVVVAHLDEDMDPALTAAAAANAAGIGVPRYETVTVQEQDWVRLTQAQFEPIRISQRLWITPTWHTAPDPDAINIVLDPGLAFGTGSHPTTRLCLQWLDAHLHRDERVLDYGCGSGILAIAASKLGAGATHGVDIDPQAMLASRQNAEQNGVGIGFFLPDAAPAGEYDVVIANILTNPLKALAPMLAGRVRPGGRIALSGILAEQETEIRAHYAQWFSLADSAQEEGWICLWGTRHG encoded by the coding sequence ATGCCCTGGACCGAACTGCGTATCACCACCGACTCCACCCATGCTGAAGCGCTTTCGGATGCGCTGTTTGCACTTGGCGCGCTCTCGGTCTCCATCGAGGACGCCGCCGCCGGCACCCAGGACGAGCAGCCCATCTTCGGCGAACCGGGCGAGCCGGTGGACCAGATGTGGGCACACAGCGTGGTGGTGGCGCACCTGGACGAGGACATGGATCCGGCACTGACCGCGGCCGCGGCTGCCAACGCGGCCGGCATCGGCGTGCCCCGCTACGAAACGGTCACTGTGCAGGAGCAGGACTGGGTACGCCTGACGCAGGCGCAGTTCGAGCCGATCCGGATCTCGCAACGGCTGTGGATCACCCCGACCTGGCACACAGCGCCCGACCCCGATGCGATCAATATCGTGCTCGACCCGGGCCTGGCGTTCGGCACCGGCAGCCATCCCACCACGCGGCTGTGCCTGCAATGGCTGGATGCGCACCTGCACCGGGACGAACGCGTGCTCGACTACGGCTGCGGCTCGGGCATCCTCGCGATCGCCGCGAGCAAGCTCGGTGCCGGCGCCACGCACGGTGTCGATATCGACCCGCAGGCCATGCTGGCCAGCCGGCAGAACGCCGAACAGAACGGGGTCGGGATCGGTTTCTTTCTGCCCGATGCGGCACCGGCAGGCGAATACGACGTGGTGATCGCCAACATCCTCACCAACCCGCTCAAGGCCTTGGCGCCAATGCTGGCCGGCCGGGTCAGGCCAGGCGGGCGCATCGCGTTGTCGGGCATCCTTGCCGAGCAGGAAACCGAGATCCGGGCCCATTACGCACAATGGTTCTCGCTGGCCGACAGTGCGCAGGAAGAAGGTTGGATCTGCCTGTGGGGCACACGGCACGGTTGA
- the tpx gene encoding thiol peroxidase, with protein sequence MSQVTLGGNPIAIDGQFPAIGDQAVPFTLVGKDLVDVQLSQFSGKRKVLNIFPSVDTAVCAASVRRFNEAASQLANTVVLCISADLPFAQSRFCGAEGLNNVVTLSTMRGREFLRDYGVAIVSGPLAGVAARAVVVLDEADKVIHAERVGEIKNEPDYASVLRVLG encoded by the coding sequence ATGTCCCAAGTCACTCTGGGCGGCAATCCGATCGCCATCGACGGCCAGTTTCCCGCCATCGGCGACCAGGCCGTCCCGTTCACGCTGGTCGGCAAGGATCTGGTCGATGTGCAGCTGTCGCAGTTTTCGGGCAAGCGCAAGGTGCTCAATATCTTCCCGAGCGTCGACACCGCGGTATGCGCGGCCTCGGTCCGCCGCTTCAACGAGGCTGCCAGCCAGTTGGCCAATACCGTGGTGCTGTGCATCTCGGCCGATCTGCCCTTTGCGCAGAGCCGCTTCTGCGGCGCCGAGGGGCTGAACAACGTGGTGACGCTGTCGACGATGCGCGGCCGCGAATTCCTGCGTGACTATGGCGTCGCCATCGTCAGCGGGCCGCTTGCCGGTGTGGCCGCCCGTGCGGTGGTGGTGCTGGATGAGGCCGACAAGGTGATCCATGCCGAACGCGTCGGCGAGATCAAGAACGAGCCCGACTACGCCTCCGTGCTGCGCGTGCTGGGCTGA